In Streptomyces thermolilacinus SPC6, a single genomic region encodes these proteins:
- a CDS encoding MarR family winged helix-turn-helix transcriptional regulator, with translation MHATPAPDPASRPAPGSDPLAEPDPVDAITAQWAVVRPDLNTVPMAVFGRIYRLTHLMSERMERAYAPFGISRGEFDVLATLRRSGEPYTLSPRQLSATLMLTTGGMTGRLDKLERAGLLSRNPDPHDRRALRVTLSDRGLEVVDQAVGAGLAVQREALWAALDAGEAEQLAGLLRRLLNATGA, from the coding sequence ATGCACGCGACCCCAGCCCCCGACCCCGCCTCCCGGCCCGCCCCGGGCTCCGACCCCCTCGCGGAACCCGACCCCGTGGACGCCATCACCGCCCAGTGGGCCGTCGTCCGCCCCGACCTGAACACGGTCCCCATGGCCGTCTTCGGCCGCATCTACCGGCTGACGCACCTGATGAGCGAGCGGATGGAGCGGGCCTACGCGCCCTTCGGCATCTCGCGCGGGGAGTTCGACGTGCTGGCGACGCTGCGCCGCTCCGGCGAGCCGTACACGCTCTCACCGCGCCAGCTGTCGGCGACGCTGATGCTGACGACGGGCGGCATGACCGGCAGGCTGGACAAGCTGGAGCGGGCCGGGCTGCTGAGCCGGAACCCGGACCCGCACGACCGGCGGGCGCTGCGGGTGACGCTCAGCGACCGGGGGCTGGAGGTCGTGGACCAGGCCGTCGGCGCCGGTCTCGCCGTACAGCGGGAGGCCCTCTGGGCGGCGCTGGACGCGGGCGAGGCGGAGCAGCTCGCCGGGCTGCTGCGGCGGCTGCTCAACGCGACGGGCGCCTGA
- a CDS encoding EamA family transporter, which translates to MSSRAAVIAVTALAPVSWGTTYAVTTEFLPPDRPLFTGLMRALPAGLALLALTRTLPSGAWWWRSAVLGALNIGAFFPLLFLAAYRLPGGVAAVVASLGPLFVIGLATLLLGERPTVRALLAAVAAAFGVSLVVLTAGAAFDLVGVVAGVLSSASMAAGTVLTKRWGRPEGVGPLVMTGWQLTAGGLVIAPVAFLVEGAPPALDGGALLGYAYLALANTAVAYWLWFRGIGRLTATSVTLLGPLSPITAAVVGWVALGQALGPVQLVGMAIAFAATVLGQLAPRRRDPLAVEDLTPTGAVPRTANRP; encoded by the coding sequence ATGTCGTCCCGCGCCGCCGTCATCGCCGTCACCGCGCTCGCCCCCGTCTCCTGGGGGACGACCTACGCGGTCACCACCGAGTTCCTGCCGCCCGACCGGCCGCTGTTCACCGGCCTCATGCGGGCCCTGCCCGCCGGGCTCGCCCTGCTCGCGCTCACCCGCACGCTGCCGTCCGGCGCCTGGTGGTGGCGGTCGGCGGTGCTGGGCGCGCTGAACATCGGGGCGTTCTTCCCGCTGCTGTTCCTCGCCGCGTACCGGCTGCCGGGCGGTGTCGCGGCCGTCGTGGCGTCCCTCGGGCCGCTGTTCGTGATCGGCCTCGCCACGCTGCTGCTGGGGGAGCGGCCGACCGTACGGGCGCTGCTCGCGGCCGTCGCGGCGGCGTTCGGGGTGAGCCTCGTCGTCCTGACGGCCGGAGCCGCGTTCGACCTGGTCGGCGTGGTCGCCGGGGTCCTGTCGTCGGCGTCGATGGCCGCCGGGACGGTGCTCACCAAGCGGTGGGGGCGCCCCGAGGGCGTCGGGCCGCTCGTCATGACCGGCTGGCAGCTCACCGCGGGCGGTCTCGTCATCGCGCCCGTCGCGTTCCTCGTGGAGGGGGCGCCGCCCGCGCTCGACGGCGGGGCGCTGCTCGGGTACGCCTACCTGGCGCTGGCCAACACGGCCGTCGCGTACTGGCTGTGGTTCCGGGGCATCGGGCGGCTGACCGCCACCTCCGTGACGCTGCTCGGGCCGCTGTCGCCGATCACGGCGGCCGTCGTCGGCTGGGTGGCGCTCGGCCAGGCCCTCGGCCCCGTCCAGCTCGTCGGCATGGCGATCGCGTTCGCCGCGACGGTCCTGGGCCAGCTGGCGCCCCGACGGCGCGACCCGCTCGCGGTCGAGGACCTGACGCCCACCGGGGCGGTGCCCCGGACGGCGAACCGCCCGTAG
- the pepN gene encoding aminopeptidase N, translating to MPGTNLTREEARRRAALLTVDAYEIDLDLSGAQEGGTYRSETSVRFECAEEGAETFIDLVAPAVHEVVLNGRHLDVASVFRESRITLKHLERGVNELKVVADCSYTNTGEGLHRFVDPVDGQAYLYTQFEVPDARRVFASFEQPDLKATFQFTVKAPAGWKVISNSPTPEPKDDVWVFEPTPRISTYVTALIVGPYHAVHSTYEGPGGQVVPLGVYCRPSLAEFLDADAIFEVTRQGFDWFQEKFDYAYPFAKYDQLFVPEFNAGAMENAGAVTIRDQYVFRSKVTDAAYEVRAATILHELAHMWFGDLVTMEWWDDLWLNESFATYAEAACQAYAPGSKWPHSWTTFANQMKTWAYRQDQLPSTHPIMAEIRDLDDVLVNFDGITYAKGASVLKQLVAYVGMDAFFQGVQAYFKRHAFGNTRLSDLLGALEETSGRDLRTWSKKWLETAGINILRPVVDTDSTGVITSFAVKQEAPALPAGAKGEAILRPHRIAVGFYDLDDAGKLVRTERVELDVDGELTGVEALVGKRRPAVVLLNDDDLSYAKVRLDEESLRNVVAHLGDFTESLPRALCWASAWDMTRDGELATRAYLDLVLSGVAKESDIGVVQSLHRQVKLALDLYAAPDWRETGLARWTEATLEHLRAAEPGSDHQLAWARAFAATARTDEQLDLLAALLDGSETVEGLVVDTELRWAFVERLAATGRFGADEIAAEHERDRTAAGERHAATAMAARPTAEAKAEAWASVVESDTLPNAVQEAVIAGFVQTDQRELLEPYTEKFFAAVKGVWESRSHEMAQQIAVGLYPSLQVSRATLDRTDAWLESAEPNAALRRLVSESRSGVERALKAQAADR from the coding sequence GTGCCTGGCACAAACCTGACCCGTGAAGAGGCGCGGCGGCGCGCGGCGCTGCTGACCGTGGACGCGTACGAGATCGACCTGGATCTCAGCGGCGCGCAGGAGGGCGGGACCTACAGGTCCGAGACCTCCGTGCGGTTCGAGTGCGCCGAGGAGGGCGCGGAGACGTTCATCGACCTGGTGGCCCCCGCCGTGCACGAGGTGGTGCTGAACGGCCGGCACCTGGATGTGGCGTCGGTGTTCCGGGAGTCCCGGATCACGCTGAAGCACCTGGAGCGGGGCGTCAACGAGCTGAAGGTCGTCGCCGACTGCTCGTACACGAACACCGGCGAGGGCCTGCACCGGTTCGTGGACCCGGTGGACGGCCAGGCGTACCTGTACACGCAGTTCGAGGTGCCGGACGCGCGGCGGGTGTTCGCCAGCTTCGAGCAGCCGGATCTGAAGGCGACGTTCCAGTTCACCGTGAAGGCCCCGGCGGGCTGGAAGGTGATCTCGAACTCCCCGACGCCGGAGCCGAAGGACGACGTCTGGGTCTTCGAGCCGACCCCGCGCATCTCGACGTACGTCACGGCGCTGATCGTCGGCCCGTACCACGCGGTGCACTCGACGTACGAGGGCCCGGGCGGGCAGGTCGTGCCGCTGGGCGTGTACTGCCGTCCGTCGCTGGCGGAGTTCCTCGACGCCGACGCGATCTTCGAGGTGACGCGGCAGGGCTTCGACTGGTTCCAGGAGAAGTTCGACTACGCCTACCCGTTCGCCAAGTACGACCAGCTGTTCGTGCCGGAGTTCAACGCGGGCGCGATGGAGAACGCGGGCGCCGTCACCATCCGCGACCAGTACGTCTTCCGGTCGAAGGTGACGGACGCGGCGTACGAGGTGCGGGCCGCGACGATCCTCCACGAGCTGGCCCACATGTGGTTCGGCGACCTGGTCACCATGGAGTGGTGGGACGACCTGTGGCTGAACGAGTCGTTCGCCACGTACGCGGAGGCCGCCTGCCAGGCGTACGCGCCCGGCTCGAAGTGGCCGCACTCGTGGACGACGTTCGCCAACCAGATGAAGACCTGGGCGTACCGTCAGGACCAGCTGCCGTCCACGCACCCGATCATGGCCGAGATCCGCGACCTGGACGACGTGCTCGTCAACTTCGACGGCATCACGTACGCCAAGGGCGCCTCGGTGCTGAAGCAGCTCGTCGCGTACGTCGGCATGGACGCCTTCTTCCAGGGCGTGCAGGCGTACTTCAAGCGTCACGCGTTCGGCAACACGCGCCTGTCCGACCTGCTGGGCGCGCTGGAGGAGACCTCCGGGCGCGACCTGAGGACCTGGTCGAAGAAGTGGCTGGAAACGGCCGGCATCAACATCCTGCGCCCGGTGGTGGACACCGACTCCACCGGCGTCATCACGTCGTTCGCGGTCAAGCAGGAAGCCCCGGCGCTCCCGGCGGGTGCCAAGGGCGAGGCGATCCTGCGGCCGCACCGCATCGCGGTCGGCTTCTACGACCTGGACGACGCGGGCAAGCTGGTGCGCACCGAGCGCGTCGAGCTGGACGTGGACGGCGAGCTGACCGGGGTCGAGGCGCTGGTCGGCAAGCGGCGCCCGGCGGTCGTCCTGCTGAACGACGACGACCTGTCGTACGCGAAGGTCCGCCTCGACGAGGAGTCGCTGCGCAACGTCGTGGCGCACCTGGGCGACTTCACCGAGTCGCTGCCGCGCGCGCTGTGCTGGGCGTCGGCGTGGGACATGACCCGCGACGGCGAACTGGCCACCCGCGCCTACCTGGACCTGGTGCTTTCGGGTGTCGCCAAGGAGTCGGACATCGGCGTCGTGCAGAGCCTGCACCGGCAGGTGAAGCTGGCGCTCGACCTGTACGCGGCGCCGGACTGGCGCGAGACGGGCCTGGCGCGCTGGACGGAGGCCACGCTGGAGCACCTGCGGGCGGCCGAGCCGGGCAGCGACCACCAGCTGGCGTGGGCGCGGGCGTTCGCGGCGACGGCCCGCACGGACGAGCAGCTCGACCTGCTGGCGGCGCTGCTGGACGGCTCGGAGACGGTCGAGGGCCTGGTCGTGGACACGGAGCTGCGCTGGGCGTTCGTGGAGCGCCTCGCGGCGACCGGCCGGTTCGGCGCCGACGAGATCGCCGCCGAGCACGAGCGGGACAGGACGGCCGCCGGTGAGCGGCACGCGGCCACGGCGATGGCGGCGCGCCCGACGGCGGAGGCCAAGGCCGAGGCGTGGGCGTCGGTCGTGGAGTCCGACACGCTGCCGAACGCCGTGCAGGAGGCCGTGATCGCGGGCTTCGTGCAGACGGACCAGCGGGAGCTGCTGGAGCCGTACACGGAGAAGTTCTTCGCGGCGGTCAAGGGCGTGTGGGAGTCCCGGTCCCACGAGATGGCCCAGCAGATCGCGGTCGGTCTGTACCCGTCGCTCCAGGTGTCGCGGGCGACGCTGGACCGGACGGACGCGTGGCTGGAGAGCGCCGAGCCGAACGCGGCGCTGCGCCGCCTGGTCTCGGAGTCCCGTTCGGGTGTGGAGCGGGCGCTGAAGGCGCAGGCCGCCGACAGGTGA
- a CDS encoding aspartate-semialdehyde dehydrogenase produces MKVGIVGATGQVGTVMRKILAERNFPVDELRLFASARSAGSTLEWQGREITIEDASAADYTGLDIVLFSAGGATSKALAEKVAGQGAVVIDNSSAWRRDPEVPLVVSEVNPHAVKDRPKGIIANPNCTTMAAMPVLKPLHQEAGLVALVATTYQAVSGSGLAGVAELDGQVKAVAGRATELTHDGEAVEYPAPGVYKRPIAFNVLPLAGSIVDDGSFETDEEQKLRHESRKILEIPELKVSGTCVRVPVFSGHSLQVNARFERPIGVERAYELLKDAEGVELSEIPTPLQAAGKDASYVGRIRVDETVEHGLALFLSNDNLRKGAALNAVQIAELVAEELRG; encoded by the coding sequence GTGAAGGTAGGAATCGTCGGAGCCACCGGTCAGGTCGGCACGGTCATGCGCAAGATCCTTGCCGAGCGGAACTTCCCGGTGGACGAGCTCCGGCTGTTCGCCTCCGCGCGCTCCGCGGGCTCCACGCTGGAGTGGCAGGGCCGCGAGATCACCATCGAGGACGCCTCGGCCGCCGACTACACCGGCCTGGACATCGTGCTGTTCTCCGCCGGTGGCGCCACCTCCAAGGCGCTCGCCGAGAAGGTCGCCGGGCAGGGCGCCGTCGTGATCGACAACTCCTCCGCCTGGCGCCGCGACCCCGAGGTGCCGCTGGTCGTCTCCGAGGTGAACCCGCACGCGGTCAAGGACCGCCCCAAGGGGATCATCGCCAACCCGAACTGCACCACCATGGCCGCCATGCCGGTCCTCAAGCCGCTCCACCAGGAGGCCGGCCTCGTCGCGCTGGTCGCCACCACCTACCAGGCCGTGTCGGGCTCCGGCCTCGCCGGTGTCGCCGAGCTGGACGGGCAGGTCAAGGCCGTCGCCGGGCGCGCCACCGAGCTGACCCACGACGGCGAGGCCGTGGAGTACCCGGCGCCGGGCGTCTACAAGCGGCCCATCGCGTTCAACGTGCTCCCGCTCGCCGGTTCGATCGTGGACGACGGCTCCTTCGAGACGGACGAGGAGCAGAAGCTCCGCCACGAGTCCCGCAAGATCCTGGAGATCCCGGAGCTGAAGGTGTCCGGCACCTGCGTCCGCGTCCCGGTGTTCTCCGGCCACTCCCTGCAGGTGAACGCCCGCTTCGAGCGTCCGATCGGCGTCGAGCGCGCGTACGAGCTGCTGAAGGACGCCGAGGGCGTCGAGCTGTCCGAGATCCCGACGCCGCTCCAGGCCGCGGGCAAGGACGCCTCGTACGTGGGCCGCATCCGCGTGGACGAGACCGTCGAGCACGGCCTCGCGCTGTTCCTCTCCAACGACAACCTCCGCAAGGGTGCCGCGCTGAACGCGGTGCAGATCGCGGAGCTGGTCGCCGAGGAGCTGCGCGGCTGA
- a CDS encoding S8 family serine peptidase, producing MTLEPSRPIPGARRAARIAAATGLVAALVATGAAPAFAAPAEPPATNPEPAKSAAAKLGSDDAELLAEAEARGEKDITLMVATAPGATEQVARQLDAVKGGTVGQTYDKLGYVRATVPTAQAEAAIGAAAKLSSVQGIDLKHEIVLDDPTPAADRAKGAATATTGTYPAPGPKTPAVNPYNPSHETGAVDFVRKYPTADGRGVTIGVLDSGIDVSHPALQKTTTGERKIVDWVTATDPVSDGDQTWRRMDVAVAGPAFTAEGRGWKAPEGAYKFRTFAEAATKGGDMNGDLNRDGDTTDVWGVLYDQAAGTVRVDLNGNGDFADDEAMKPYKDGFQIGWFGTDNPATEVAERIPFVVEIRKDVVYNAAGSKADFVNIGVIEGSHGTHVAGITAANSLFGGKMNGAAPGAKLVSSRACTWSGGCTNIALTEGMIDLVVNRGVDIVNMSIGGLPALNDGNNARARLYTRLIDEYGVQLVVSAGNSGPGVNTIGDPSLADKVISVGASVSRETWAANYGSTVTTPYAMMPFSSRGPREDGGFTPTLSAPGAAVNTTQTWSPGGPVAEAGYTLPAGYSMMQGTSMAAPQATGAMALMLSAAKQQGIDLTPAKLRTAVISQADHIASAQAHEQGAGLLNVVDAWKEVLRGAHAHEYTVKAPVDTAIDQFLAQPGFGTGLYDREGGVKVGQEKVYEITVTRTTGADRPIRHELWFEKNHESTFRVVGSDEVYLPLNKPVTVKVAAKPRSAGVHSAILEITDPKTKGIDKQVMTTVVAAEQLAKPAFGFSAEGTVQRNSHRSHFVNVPAGAKSLEIALGGLAKDSQTRFVAIHPYGVPSDPTSTINCYPNYNNPANTCRPDLRSYANPQPGVWEIEVESRRTSPLLDNPYKLDVSVLGATFDPAVQTLPEVTAGQAAPVEWTVTNGFAALEGKLKAGSLGSAKVARPTIAHHAVQRTTVVIGEGVERFDVAIGNVSDKAADLDLSVLRDGVQVGSSADGDSEESVSLVKPAPGTYTIVVDGYSVPAGETAYDYKDVYFSSTLGKVTVDESKSISLANGASAAFGAQVLVNGAAPEGRQFFGEVHLLNARGTAAGTGSVVIGKVTP from the coding sequence ATGACGCTCGAACCTTCCCGTCCCATACCCGGGGCGAGACGCGCGGCCCGCATCGCGGCCGCCACGGGCCTGGTCGCCGCGCTCGTCGCGACCGGCGCCGCGCCCGCCTTCGCCGCTCCCGCAGAACCCCCGGCGACCAACCCCGAGCCCGCCAAGTCCGCCGCGGCGAAGCTCGGTTCGGACGACGCCGAACTGCTCGCCGAGGCCGAGGCCCGCGGCGAGAAGGACATCACGCTCATGGTCGCCACCGCCCCCGGCGCCACCGAGCAGGTCGCCCGCCAGCTCGACGCGGTCAAGGGCGGCACGGTCGGCCAGACGTACGACAAGCTCGGCTACGTCCGCGCCACCGTCCCGACCGCGCAGGCCGAGGCCGCCATCGGCGCCGCCGCCAAGCTGTCCAGCGTCCAGGGCATCGACCTCAAGCACGAGATCGTGCTGGACGACCCGACGCCCGCCGCCGACCGCGCCAAGGGCGCCGCCACGGCCACGACCGGCACCTACCCGGCGCCCGGCCCGAAGACCCCGGCGGTCAACCCGTACAACCCGTCCCACGAGACGGGCGCGGTCGACTTCGTCCGCAAGTACCCGACCGCGGACGGCCGCGGCGTCACCATCGGTGTCCTCGACTCCGGCATCGACGTCAGCCACCCGGCGCTCCAGAAGACCACCACCGGCGAGCGCAAGATCGTCGACTGGGTCACCGCCACCGACCCGGTGAGCGACGGCGACCAGACGTGGCGCCGCATGGACGTGGCCGTCGCCGGTCCCGCGTTCACCGCCGAGGGCCGCGGCTGGAAGGCCCCCGAGGGCGCCTACAAGTTCCGCACCTTCGCCGAGGCCGCCACCAAGGGCGGCGACATGAACGGCGACCTCAACCGCGACGGCGACACGACCGACGTCTGGGGCGTGCTGTACGACCAGGCCGCCGGCACCGTCCGCGTGGACCTCAACGGCAACGGCGACTTCGCCGACGACGAGGCGATGAAGCCGTACAAGGACGGCTTCCAGATCGGCTGGTTCGGCACGGACAACCCGGCCACCGAGGTGGCCGAGCGCATCCCGTTCGTCGTGGAGATCCGCAAGGACGTCGTCTACAACGCCGCCGGGTCCAAGGCCGACTTCGTCAACATCGGCGTCATCGAGGGCTCCCACGGCACCCACGTCGCCGGTATCACCGCGGCGAACAGCCTCTTCGGCGGCAAGATGAACGGCGCGGCGCCCGGCGCCAAGCTGGTCTCCTCGCGCGCCTGCACCTGGAGCGGCGGCTGCACCAACATCGCGCTGACCGAGGGCATGATCGACCTCGTCGTCAACCGCGGCGTGGACATCGTCAACATGTCCATCGGCGGCCTCCCGGCGCTGAACGACGGCAACAACGCCCGCGCCCGCCTCTACACCCGCCTCATCGACGAGTACGGCGTCCAGCTGGTCGTCTCGGCGGGCAACAGCGGCCCCGGCGTCAACACGATCGGCGACCCGTCCCTCGCGGACAAGGTCATCAGCGTCGGCGCGTCCGTCTCCCGCGAGACCTGGGCCGCCAACTACGGCTCCACCGTCACCACGCCGTACGCGATGATGCCGTTCTCGTCCCGCGGCCCGCGTGAGGACGGCGGCTTCACGCCGACCCTCAGCGCGCCCGGCGCGGCCGTCAACACCACGCAGACGTGGTCGCCCGGCGGCCCGGTCGCCGAGGCGGGCTACACGCTCCCGGCCGGCTACTCGATGATGCAGGGCACCTCGATGGCCGCCCCGCAGGCCACCGGCGCCATGGCGCTGATGCTCTCCGCCGCCAAGCAGCAGGGCATCGACCTGACCCCGGCGAAGCTCCGCACCGCCGTCATCAGCCAGGCCGACCACATCGCGAGCGCGCAGGCGCACGAGCAGGGCGCCGGTCTGCTGAACGTCGTCGACGCCTGGAAGGAGGTGCTCCGCGGCGCCCACGCCCACGAGTACACCGTCAAGGCGCCCGTCGACACGGCGATCGACCAGTTCCTCGCCCAGCCCGGCTTCGGCACCGGCCTGTACGACCGCGAGGGCGGCGTCAAGGTCGGCCAGGAGAAGGTCTACGAGATCACCGTCACCCGCACCACGGGTGCCGACCGTCCGATCCGGCACGAGCTGTGGTTCGAGAAGAACCACGAGAGCACGTTCCGCGTCGTCGGCAGCGACGAGGTGTACCTCCCGCTGAACAAGCCCGTCACGGTCAAGGTCGCCGCCAAGCCGCGCAGCGCCGGTGTGCACAGCGCGATCCTGGAGATCACCGACCCGAAGACCAAGGGCATCGACAAGCAGGTCATGACCACGGTCGTCGCGGCCGAGCAGCTGGCCAAGCCCGCCTTCGGCTTCTCGGCGGAGGGCACCGTCCAGCGCAACAGCCACCGGTCGCACTTCGTGAACGTCCCGGCCGGCGCGAAGTCCCTGGAGATCGCCCTCGGCGGCCTCGCCAAGGACAGCCAGACCCGGTTCGTCGCGATCCACCCGTACGGCGTGCCGTCGGACCCGACCTCGACGATCAACTGCTACCCGAACTACAACAACCCGGCGAACACCTGCCGCCCCGACCTGCGCTCGTACGCGAACCCGCAGCCGGGCGTCTGGGAGATCGAGGTCGAGTCGCGCCGCACGTCGCCGCTGCTCGACAACCCGTACAAGCTGGACGTCAGCGTGCTCGGCGCCACCTTCGACCCGGCCGTCCAGACGCTGCCCGAGGTCACCGCGGGCCAGGCCGCGCCGGTCGAGTGGACCGTCACCAACGGCTTCGCCGCGCTCGAGGGCAAGCTCAAGGCCGGCTCGCTGGGCTCCGCCAAGGTGGCCCGCCCCACGATCGCCCACCACGCGGTGCAGCGCACCACCGTGGTGATCGGTGAGGGTGTGGAGCGGTTCGACGTGGCCATCGGCAACGTCTCCGACAAGGCCGCCGACCTGGACCTGTCGGTCCTGCGCGACGGTGTGCAGGTCGGCTCGTCCGCGGACGGCGACTCCGAGGAGTCGGTGTCCCTGGTGAAGCCCGCCCCGGGCACGTACACGATCGTGGTGGACGGCTACTCGGTTCCGGCCGGTGAGACCGCCTACGACTACAAGGACGTGTACTTCTCGTCCACGCTCGGCAAGGTCACGGTGGACGAGTCCAAGTCCATCTCCCTGGCGAACGGTGCCTCGGCCGCCTTCGGCGCCCAGGTGCTGGTGAACGGCGCCGCCCCCGAGGGCCGCCAGTTCTTCGGCGAGGTGCACCTGCTGAACGCGCGCGGAACCGCCGCGGGCACCGGCAGCGTCGTGATCGGCAAGGTCACTCCGTAA
- a CDS encoding CGNR zinc finger domain-containing protein, translating to MTASDPRPLVGEPVSLDLLNTRWVADGAPKDLLTDVEGLAVWLASTGLADRFPADAATLGHTLRAREALAVAVDSPGDPRGAALLNDVLDHGRIRATLTLEGPGEEAEFADPAWGPAWTAARDYLDLLRRAPDRVRACAHEACVLHFFDTSRNGTRRWCSMAVCGNRAKASRHYARTRDS from the coding sequence ATGACCGCATCCGACCCGCGACCGCTCGTCGGCGAGCCCGTCTCGCTCGACCTGCTGAACACCCGCTGGGTGGCGGACGGCGCCCCGAAGGACCTGCTCACGGACGTCGAAGGGCTGGCCGTCTGGCTGGCGAGCACCGGCCTGGCCGACCGGTTCCCCGCCGACGCCGCCACCCTCGGCCACACCCTGCGGGCACGCGAGGCACTGGCCGTCGCCGTGGACTCCCCTGGCGACCCGCGCGGCGCCGCCCTCCTGAACGACGTGCTCGACCACGGCCGCATCCGGGCCACGCTCACCCTCGAAGGCCCCGGCGAGGAGGCGGAGTTCGCCGACCCCGCCTGGGGACCCGCCTGGACCGCCGCCCGCGACTACCTCGACCTGCTGCGCCGGGCGCCCGACCGCGTGCGCGCCTGCGCCCACGAGGCGTGCGTCCTGCACTTCTTCGACACCTCGCGCAACGGCACCCGCCGCTGGTGCTCGATGGCCGTCTGCGGCAATCGCGCCAAGGCGTCCCGCCACTACGCCCGTACGCGCGACAGCTGA
- a CDS encoding VOC family protein, translating to MTAISTLRTGHVGLNVTDIERSLAFYKDLLRFELLAEGKEDGRRHALLGREGRLAIALWEQAEDGYAPARAGLHHLAFQVDTMDEVRAAEAELAARGVEFAYDGVVAHGEGAASGGIFFHDPDGTRLEIYAATGAETASAPHADAPTCGFF from the coding sequence ATGACGGCGATCAGCACGCTCCGCACCGGACACGTCGGCCTCAACGTGACCGACATCGAACGCTCCCTGGCCTTCTACAAGGACCTCCTCCGCTTCGAGCTGCTCGCCGAGGGCAAGGAGGACGGCCGTCGCCACGCCCTCCTCGGCCGTGAGGGCCGCCTCGCCATCGCCCTCTGGGAGCAGGCCGAGGACGGCTACGCCCCGGCCCGCGCCGGTCTCCACCACCTGGCGTTCCAGGTGGACACGATGGACGAGGTCAGGGCGGCGGAGGCGGAGCTGGCCGCACGCGGCGTCGAGTTCGCGTACGACGGGGTCGTCGCCCACGGCGAGGGCGCGGCCTCCGGCGGGATCTTCTTCCACGACCCGGACGGCACCCGCCTGGAGATCTACGCCGCGACCGGCGCCGAGACCGCGTCCGCCCCGCACGCCGACGCACCCACCTGCGGCTTCTTCTAG
- a CDS encoding pyridoxamine 5'-phosphate oxidase family protein, whose protein sequence is MDDTTPAPYHPGSLAVQARVGVRAAAEHVGRSIGRGIRPVAAAFLELQPMLVIGAADGDGHVWSSLLTGPPGFVRATGPTTVAVRGGVPAHDPLAAAFPEGRRTPVGTIALDPRTRRRMRLNGTATPTPHGLAVQAHEVFSNCPKYLQKRELYETDHPAVPGPVHHGEHLTPAQAEAVRAADTFFVATVGPDGAPDASHRGGNPGFVRVVSPAELTWPDYQGNAMFLTLGNLVADARAGLLFLDWATGATLQLTGTARTEFTPEGRTVRFTVTGTAETPHAAPLRWSAPEYSPANP, encoded by the coding sequence ATGGACGACACCACCCCCGCCCCCTACCACCCGGGCTCGCTCGCCGTGCAGGCCCGCGTCGGCGTCCGCGCCGCCGCGGAGCACGTCGGGCGCTCCATCGGCCGGGGCATCCGCCCCGTCGCCGCCGCCTTCCTCGAACTCCAGCCGATGCTGGTGATCGGGGCGGCGGACGGCGACGGGCACGTCTGGAGCTCGCTCCTCACCGGCCCGCCCGGCTTCGTCCGGGCCACCGGGCCCACCACCGTCGCCGTACGCGGCGGCGTCCCCGCGCACGACCCGCTCGCCGCCGCGTTCCCCGAGGGGCGCCGCACTCCCGTCGGGACCATCGCCCTGGACCCGCGGACGCGCCGCCGCATGCGCCTCAACGGCACCGCCACCCCCACCCCGCACGGTCTGGCCGTCCAGGCCCACGAGGTGTTCTCCAACTGCCCGAAGTACCTCCAGAAGCGCGAGCTGTACGAGACGGACCACCCCGCCGTCCCCGGCCCCGTCCACCACGGCGAGCACCTGACGCCCGCCCAGGCGGAGGCCGTCCGCGCGGCCGACACGTTCTTCGTCGCCACCGTCGGCCCCGACGGCGCCCCCGACGCCAGTCACCGCGGCGGCAACCCCGGCTTCGTCCGGGTCGTCTCGCCCGCCGAACTGACCTGGCCGGACTATCAGGGCAACGCCATGTTCCTCACCCTCGGCAACCTGGTCGCCGACGCCCGCGCCGGGCTGCTGTTCCTCGACTGGGCCACCGGCGCGACGCTCCAGCTCACCGGCACCGCCCGTACCGAGTTCACTCCCGAGGGCCGCACGGTCCGCTTCACCGTCACCGGCACCGCCGAGACGCCTCACGCCGCCCCCCTGCGCTGGTCAGCCCCCGAGTACTCCCCGGCCAACCCGTAG